A window of the Bos indicus x Bos taurus breed Angus x Brahman F1 hybrid chromosome X, Bos_hybrid_MaternalHap_v2.0, whole genome shotgun sequence genome harbors these coding sequences:
- the LOC113886940 gene encoding melanoma-associated antigen B4-like, whose protein sequence is MPRGQKSKVRAREKRHQAWSETQVLHDQATTSRGEETTSSSLPYSESAPSSSSAAGTPKGRQGAQGTTSAAAGAIPKRSGGGGTACSRSGVGARGQVQERENSSQASAAAASSHRDLLTKKAQMLVQHMLYKYKMRELIKRSEMLKAIGRRYMKKFPEILSRASEHMEIVFGLVLKEVRPNSHCYTLVSNLDFSDSESMRGDLGLPKNGLLMPLLSFIYLNGPRISEEHIWKFLNILGIYDGRRHFIFGDTRKLITEDLVQEEYLEYRQVPGSNPPRYEFLWGPKALTETNKNKVMEFLAKVNDTVPDACLAQYEESFRQEVESTGARAAARVGTSASGMAGTSASGMAGTSASGMAATSALGMAGTSASGMAGTSALGMAGTSASGMAGTSALGMAGTSASGMAGTFASGMAGMSAWVTACMSASVWDGPSAAAQAEYLASARPGISAAASAGPSASASVHARAASSHSSRP, encoded by the coding sequence ATGCCCCGTGGGCAGAAGAGTAAGGTCCGTGCTCGTGAGAAACGTCACCAGGCCTGGTCTGAGACCCAGGTTCTTCATGATCAGGCCACCACATCTCGGGGAGAAGagaccacctcctcctcccttccttattCAGAGAGCGCTCCCTCAAGCTCGTCTGCTGCTGGCACCCCCAAGGGGCGTCAGGGAGCCCAAGGCACCACCAGTGCTGCTGCAGGTGCTATACCCAAAAGATCTGGTGGTGGTGGCACAGCATGCTCGAGATCTGGTGTAGGTGCCAGGGGCCAAGTTCAGGAACGTGAAAATTCCTCCCaggcctcagctgctgctgcGAGCTCTCACAGAGATCTTCTGACCAAGAAGGCACAGATGTTGGTGCAGCACATGCTGTATAAGTATAAGATGAGGGAGCTCATTAAGAGGTCTGAAATGCTGAAGGCAATTGGTAGAAGGTACATGAAGAAATTCCCAGAGATCCTCAGCAGGGCCTCTGAGCACATGGAGATTGTGTTTGGCCTGGTGCTGAAGGAAGTCAGACCCAACAGTCACTGCTATACCCTGGTGAGCAACCTAGATTTCAGCGACAGTGAGTCTATGAGAGGTGACTTGGGGCTGCCTAAGAATGGTCTTCTAATGCCTCTGCTGAGTTTCATCTACCTGAATGGCCCCCGTATCTCTGAGgagcacatctggaagttcctgaatATTCTGGGCATCTATGATGGAAGAAGGCACTTCATCTTTGGAGACACCAGGAAGCTCATCACAGAAGATCTGGTGCAGGAAGAGTACCTGGAGTACCGCCAGGTGCCTGGCAGCAATCCCCCTCGCTATGAGTTCCTCTGGGGTCCTAAAGCGCTTACAGAAACCAACAAGAATAAAGTCATGGAGTTTTTGGCCAAGGTCAATGATACAGTCCCTGATGCCTGCCTGGCGCAGTATGAGGAGTCTTTCAGACAGGAAGTAGAGAGCACTGGGGCCAGAGctgcagccagggttggcacttcTGCCTCGGGCATGGCTGGCACTTCTGCCTCGGGCATGGCTGGCACTTCTGCCTCGGGCATGGCTGCCACTTCTGCCCTGGGCATGGCTGGCACTTCTGCCTCGGGCATGGCTGGCACTTCTGCTTTGGGCATGGCTGGCACTTCTGCCTCGGGCATGGCTGGCACTTCTGCTTTGGGCATGGCTGGCACTTCTGCCTCGGGCATGGCTGGCACTTTTGCTTCGGGCATGGCTGGCATGTCTGCCTGGGTTACTGCATGCATGTCTGCCTCGGTCTGGGATGGCCCTTCTGCTGCAGCCCAGGCTGAGTATCTTGCCTCAGCCAGGCCTGgcatttctgctgcagccagtgctggcccttctgcttcaGCCAGTGTGCACGCTAGGGCCGCATCCAGCCACTCATCTCGCCCCTAG